In Peptostreptococcus equinus, the DNA window AACTTACATAAAAACTATTAAATATCTCTTTTAATTATCTTATATATAATAGTCCATTACATATAAGCATAAATATATAAATATCCTCCTTATATTTATAAAAAACTATAATAATATATATTATTACTTTTCTTTTGAATGCTAATTCTTACTTGAATTTTATAACTTATCTATTATTTCTTTATCTATTTTAAAAGAATGCTTTTCTTCTGGAAATGTTCCATCTTGAACTTCTTTCATGTATTTTTTTACTCCATCTCTCATTTGACTACCTACATCAGAAAATTTCTTTACAAATTTTGGAGTAAAATCGCTATACATTCCTAACATATCCTGATATACCAATACTTGTCCATCACATCCTGCGCCTGCACCTATACCAATTGTAGGTATGTTTAACATTTTACTTATTTTTTCTGCTAGGGCATCTGGTACACATTCAATTACAACAGCAAAGGCACCAGCTTCTTGTACAGCTAAAGCATCTTCCATTAATTTTTTTGCCGAATCTAAATTTTTACCCTGTACTTTAAATCCTCCTAAAGCATTGATAGCCTGAGGTGTAAGACCTATGTGAGCACATACTGGTATTTTTGCATCTACTATAGCTCTAATTACATCACAAACTTCTTTTCCACCTTCTAGTTTTACACAGTCTGCTCTTCCTTCTTTCATAAATCTTCCAGCATTTTTTACAGCATCATGTATACCTAAATTATATGATAAAAATGGCATATCCCCTACTACCAAGGCATTTTTTGCTCCCCTTGAAACTGCCGCAGTGTGATGTATCATATCTTCCATAGTTACACTTAAAGTATCTTCATAACCGAGCATAACCATACCTAAAGAATCTCCTACAAGTATTGAATTAATTCCCTCTTCGTCAAATATTTTTGCTGTTGAATAGTCGTATGCTGTTATCATAGACAACTTGTTTCCATTTTTCTTAGCTTCCTTAAATGTTAATACTGTATTTTTCATTTTTAATTAGTAAACTACTAATAGTTCACTTCCCCTTTCTTCAATAAGTTTGTAAGTTCTTTATAATCCCTATCCTTATGTTTTTCTGAAGCTATCTTAACTAATTCAATACTTAAACCTCTATAAATATTTTCTACATTTTCAAGACTTTTTTCATTCAATGAAATTAAGTGTTTTCTGACAATTCCTATATCATTTCTTTCTATAGGACCTGTGAGAGCTGACTTTGGATCACTAGATAATAAATTTTCTATATTAGCCCTAGCTAAAAATGAAAAAGCATTTATTGCTTCTTTTTCATTAAAACCGTAGTCTTTTAGCAAATTAGCTGATACATTTGCCAGTCCAGTAACGAAGTTGCTTACAAATACCGATGCCATATGATATTTTGTCTTGTCTGATGTTTTGATAATTTTATAATTGTTATTGAATTTGATTAAGATATCTTGCATCACATCAATAGCATTTTTCTCACCTTCTAATGTGAAAAATGCATTTTTTAAATCCTTATAAGATTTATCCTTGCTATTGATAGCCATCATAGGATGTAGGGAACATCCATAAGCACCTTTTGAAGATATATCGAA includes these proteins:
- the panB gene encoding 3-methyl-2-oxobutanoate hydroxymethyltransferase, producing MKNTVLTFKEAKKNGNKLSMITAYDYSTAKIFDEEGINSILVGDSLGMVMLGYEDTLSVTMEDMIHHTAAVSRGAKNALVVGDMPFLSYNLGIHDAVKNAGRFMKEGRADCVKLEGGKEVCDVIRAIVDAKIPVCAHIGLTPQAINALGGFKVQGKNLDSAKKLMEDALAVQEAGAFAVVIECVPDALAEKISKMLNIPTIGIGAGAGCDGQVLVYQDMLGMYSDFTPKFVKKFSDVGSQMRDGVKKYMKEVQDGTFPEEKHSFKIDKEIIDKL
- a CDS encoding Rossmann-like and DUF2520 domain-containing protein; amino-acid sequence: MHKIGIIGAGKVGVSIGKSISEDENYKLVGFYSRTKESSNFAAKFTNSAKFINLEKLVEKCNILIITTPDDKISEMWSLVSQFNIQNKIICHCSGSLSSEIFFDISSKGAYGCSLHPMMAINSKDKSYKDLKNAFFTLEGEKNAIDVMQDILIKFNNNYKIIKTSDKTKYHMASVFVSNFVTGLANVSANLLKDYGFNEKEAINAFSFLARANIENLLSSDPKSALTGPIERNDIGIVRKHLISLNEKSLENVENIYRGLSIELVKIASEKHKDRDYKELTNLLKKGEVNY